CCAAAAACTGCAGGCTCTTCGACCCACGTTTATTGTACAGCCACCCTTTTAATTGAACCGTCTTACCTTCAAGAGATGCCAGTTTATCTATCGTTGTATAGTCCATCTACGCCGTTCAGATTTGAAATTATTCCTGATAAAAACGCTTTTGCCGGCAGTATACGCACGAAAACCCAGAAATGATCGGTCTTCATAACATCTTGCGTTTCGCTGTTGTTAAACAGCAGATATAGTACACGCAATCGCTTACCAATTGTATACCAAGAGTGTTGTAATCAAGGGCCATGCAACCAGCAAATCAAGCAGCAATCCATACACCAAATACGATGCATGCAGTGGCCGCAAGCACAATAATAGCATGAGCAGCGGTCCCGCAAGATCTATAAAAAAGAGCGCCGACCACCCCAGCAAAACACCACACCATCCCCCCAGCATAATCGCTACCAGCGCGCTACCTGCAGCCATGAGGCGCAACATCCGTTCATCAACAAGCATCGCCAGAGAATGCAAACCGGCTTGTTCATCGCCAAGCCTGTCTTGCCAGTCAGCCAGCAAGACATTGGGCAGAATAAAAAAGAACCGATACCCCAGAAAAATCAGCACAACTGGCGCCATCGCAAAGTTCATCTCGACAAGCGGTAGTGCTACCCCGCCAAGTGCCCAGGCACCTGCAATGGCTACAGGTTTGACGTACCAGATACGCTTAAGCCGTTTTCTCAGCGGCAATACATACGCAAAGCCACAGCCAGCCAATAATGCTCCTGCAAGCAGCGCTGCACCCGAGAGAAAAGCCGTTCCAATCAATCCTGCAAGCAGCGCAAATGCGCACGACGACCAGACATACATGTGATGTCGTGCAATCCACGCAACCCGTTCTGGCTGATTGGCGCCGTCTTCTTTGCCCGGCAACCAGCCCCGATCGAGTTGATAGAGTAGAAAAGCCCCGCAGCAGCCGGCCAACACGACCGGCACACTGAAACCTGTGCCAAAGAGCGTAGATGTGCCAGACAATAAACCAAGCGCAACAACAACAATATGCAAATTGCTGTACTGCAGGAAAGCCAATAGCCGGCGTGCTTGGTCAGCAACCGGCCTGGCGTGTTCTACTGAAGAAGGGATTGGCATGTAATACGAGCGGCATGATACCGAAAGAACAGGCTGTTCAAGTCTCGTATGTATGAAGGGATCCTATGCCGTCAAAAATTTGATCAGACGGCTCCGGCGCTGCCTATTTCAACAACGTCATGGTTTTGCTTTGTGTGTACGAACGCTGATGCCCACGGGCAATCACACGGTACACGTAAGTGCCTGACGAAAGGGATGAGGCATCGATCTGGATCGCGTGGTCCGAACCCGCCTGAAACGTCGTAACCGGTGTCTGCATAACGGCGCGGCCGAGCATATCAAATATTTCAATGCTCACGTCAGCTGTTTCCGGCAAGCTAAACTCAACAGATGTTGTTGGATTAAATGGATTCGGATAGTTGCCGGCTAGGTCAAATGCACCCGGCAACGCGTCTTCTCCCTCATTGTTTGTAGCAAGCGGCAAAAATATCGCCTGACCATCTGGCGCGTAGGCGGTTATCGATAGATCGGGTTGCCCAATAACAGGGTTTACAAATCCCTGCAGAATGAAGAGCAAAGCCGCACCGCCTGTCCGGCTCAGGTCCGCACGGTAAATACCAATGCGTTCACCGCTGTTCTCGGTAATCTCGATATTGTACAAACCGGGCTCAAACTCGCGGGTTAGAAAAGATTCCCCAAAAGAAAGTCCCTTCGCCAAGGTCATGATTCGGTTGTACGATTCGCTATCGTCTACAATGTAGGCGTTCACAGGCGGCGCATCTGGTGAGCCCTGAAACACATTCAAGCCCACCGTATTTTCGTCTGTCGATTCCTGCTGAGAATCTTGCACAACCAGGCCAATTGCCTGCTTACCAGATCCGGTGTAGAGTCCGTTGATAACGGCTACATAGTCTTTATCGCTTTCCAACGACACGTTTGTCGTCGTGATCGGGCTTGCATTACTCGTAGCATCACCGCGTACCACATCCAGTTTCACAATGGGTGAAGTAAGCTCAAGAAATGCCGTAGCGCTGCCGTAAGACAACCCATCAATCTGCAATATATCATTCAGATAGATATCAACTACGGGCGCATCAGACGAGTTGTGCACAATCTGCAAGTAGGTTGCAAAACCCTGTACGGTGACGCTGCCATCGATTGTAGTTACAGATGGACTGCCGTTGTTGTACTGGAAAGAGGAAAAGGTCACGTCGCTTGTACCCGGTCCCACGAGAGTGCCACTAAGGTTTACAAGCGTGCCGGCACCCGACAAGGGCGTGCCTGTACTCATGCTAACAACAGCTTGTCCGGGTACAGAGGTGTCAACCGTCACACTGTTGCCGGCAGAAAGGGTACCGTTTACCGTCGCACCCGTGATGGTAAAGTCCTGCGCATCGTAGGCGATCGAGAACACATAAGACAGTACATTCTCTCCTGTTAAATCCCCAGTATTAATAGGCACAGTTACCTGCTGACCAATTTCGCCAACAATGCCAGTTGGGATGGAAACGGTGATTTCCCCTGAGGCCTGAATGGTGATGCTCCCATTGGTCGTATTGGCTGGTACGGCGCCACCGTTAAACAAAAAAGAGTCAAACCCGAGTACGCTTGTTCCGCCGGCAATCAGGTTGAAATTAAGATTAAACAGGGTACCTGTTCCTGACAAAGCCCCTCCGTTCCAGGTCACGCCAACTTTCCCAGGCGTACTGAGATCCAGTGTTGCGGCATTGCCGGCTGAGAGGGTACCCGACTGCCCGATACTCGCTACCTGCAACAGGCTGGCATCATAATCAATGACCGTACTAAACGATGTGATACCGCTGCCTGTAAGGTCGCCTACGGTCACAGGTACCGTGAGCGTTTCGCCCGAATTTCCACTCGCTGCCGGCAGAGTAACCGGAATCGGGTCATTTGCACCGTTAATGGTCACGCTACCATTGGTCACATTGGCTATCGGATCGCCACTGTTAAACTGGAAAGCAGAAAAATTGAGGGCTGAAATGCCACTCGCAACCGGGTTTACTAACAAATTGCCCAAAACGCCGGCGCCTGAAATTGGCGTGCCGTTCGACCAGGTTACTGTTACCTGGCCGGGCGTACCCGTATTTACGATAGGTGCAGCTGCACCTGAGAGCGTACCAGCAGTGGCGTAACTTGCGACGTTTACCGTGGCCGCATCGTACGTCAGCGTAAACGAATAGCTTGTGGCATTCTTACCCGTCATATCGCTGACGGAAATGGGAATACTGAGCTGGCTTCCGCCGACTGTACCGGTAGAAGAAGCCGGCAGGTTAACATCTACAGATCCCGTAGATCCGCCGCTCACATTTACGCTGCCATTGGTTGTAGAAGCTGCAGGTGCACCTTCGTTAAAACGAAAAGAATCAAAGGCCAGACTGCTGGTCCCTTCTTGCAGGAAACTGGCCTGCAGATTGACCAACACGCCGCCCCCTTCCAGGGCAAAAGCATCCGCCCAGGCAATTGAGACTTTGCCAGAAGTTGTTGTATTCACAATCGGCGATACAGACTCGGTAAGCGTACCGGTACTGCTCACACCTGTGATTTCGACGATCGTCGGGTCATATGAAATGGCAAACTCAAATGACTTGACCTCAGACCCAGTGAGATCTCCGACGGTAATTGGGATGAGGGATGAAGCACCTGATGCAACCTCCAGGGTTGGCAGGGTGACGGTTACCTGTGCGGTAGCCGTACGTTGTGTGCTGATGAGCATCAGCAAAAAAACTGGAAAAACCCGTAGTAATAGTCTCCACATAGCTTTACGGAAAGAAAACAATTCCTTGGTTCGTCTTTGCTGAAGTAATCCTTCAGTCAAATAAGAACAGAGTTATTAGTGCGATTGCGCTTCCTACAGGTCCGTTTACATGGTATGCAAGCGAGATCTTGGGGGACGTTTACCTGGTGCAATAATACCATGCAAAACGGGAGCCAAAATGCATTCACAAACACGATTGAGGACTTCGCAGAAGCAAGAACGAGAGAATAGACAGGCGATAGAAGAGAGCCAGTAGAGCATCGGCAGAGCCGGCTGACAATCTTTCATTTCGAAAGGCAAGCCTACTATTTGATGAGCGTCATGGTAGCAGATTTGACGTAGGTACTGGAGGCACCCCTGGCGCGAACCTGGTAGACATAAACGCCTGAAGCGAGTGAGGAGGCGTCTAGTTCAACCCGCTGCTTGGCGCCGGCCTGATATACTTGAGATGGAATCGTCAACGCCTCACGCCCCAACACATCTACAAGTGTAATCGTTACCTCAGCTGACTCCGGCAGATCAAATTGGATGGTTGTTGTTGGATTAAAGGGATTTGGATAATTCCCGAGCAACTCGAAGTCTTGCGGCAAGCCGGCTTCATCTTCATTGCTTACCTGAACAGTATTGGAAATTTCGCCATTTTGTGTTGCAACAACCGGGCTTCCTTCATTAAAGGAAAAGGTATCAATGGCAAGGCTCGTTGTCCCTTTTTTGACAAACTTACCGACGATGCGCAGGAGCACACCATCACCCTGAAGTGGTTCAAAATGTGCGCCGCCGACGGTAACCTCGCCTGGCACATCAGTATTTAGGATAAGGGAGAAATTCTCCGCCAGATCACCCTGCGCCTCAACG
This region of Bacteroidota bacterium genomic DNA includes:
- a CDS encoding T9SS type A sorting domain-containing protein, translated to MSKLLPKVFLMALGVVLFVSNSVYAQIPVALPTEYYNARDISLPLTVGDVSGQDVKAFLLTMKYDASVIEITGVEAQGDLAENFSLILNTDVPGEVTVGGAHFEPLQGDGVLLRIVGKFVKKGTTSLAIDTFSFNEGSPVVATQNGEISNTVQVSNEDEAGLPQDFELLGNYPNPFNPTTTIQFDLPESAEVTITLVDVLGREALTIPSQVYQAGAKQRVELDASSLASGVYVYQVRARGASSTYVKSATMTLIK
- a CDS encoding cohesin domain-containing protein; this translates as MWRLLLRVFPVFLLMLISTQRTATAQVTVTLPTLEVASGASSLIPITVGDLTGSEVKSFEFAISYDPTIVEITGVSSTGTLTESVSPIVNTTTSGKVSIAWADAFALEGGGVLVNLQASFLQEGTSSLAFDSFRFNEGAPAASTTNGSVNVSGGSTGSVDVNLPASSTGTVGGSQLSIPISVSDMTGKNATSYSFTLTYDAATVNVASYATAGTLSGAAAPIVNTGTPGQVTVTWSNGTPISGAGVLGNLLVNPVASGISALNFSAFQFNSGDPIANVTNGSVTINGANDPIPVTLPAASGNSGETLTVPVTVGDLTGSGITSFSTVIDYDASLLQVASIGQSGTLSAGNAATLDLSTPGKVGVTWNGGALSGTGTLFNLNFNLIAGGTSVLGFDSFLFNGGAVPANTTNGSITIQASGEITVSIPTGIVGEIGQQVTVPINTGDLTGENVLSYVFSIAYDAQDFTITGATVNGTLSAGNSVTVDTSVPGQAVVSMSTGTPLSGAGTLVNLSGTLVGPGTSDVTFSSFQYNNGSPSVTTIDGSVTVQGFATYLQIVHNSSDAPVVDIYLNDILQIDGLSYGSATAFLELTSPIVKLDVVRGDATSNASPITTTNVSLESDKDYVAVINGLYTGSGKQAIGLVVQDSQQESTDENTVGLNVFQGSPDAPPVNAYIVDDSESYNRIMTLAKGLSFGESFLTREFEPGLYNIEITENSGERIGIYRADLSRTGGAALLFILQGFVNPVIGQPDLSITAYAPDGQAIFLPLATNNEGEDALPGAFDLAGNYPNPFNPTTSVEFSLPETADVSIEIFDMLGRAVMQTPVTTFQAGSDHAIQIDASSLSSGTYVYRVIARGHQRSYTQSKTMTLLK